A window of the Penaeus vannamei isolate JL-2024 chromosome 19, ASM4276789v1, whole genome shotgun sequence genome harbors these coding sequences:
- the LOC113829061 gene encoding protein FAM151B isoform X3: protein MRFPASTPPRNKVVISMATVGVKAVDVIDFFPDVGDDLSKITWGHAINDKDLLQSSIDNATIMMLEADVSPRRLIGQSPDDPHIPIMAHPPYETSNLSLEMWIDEVIKANENGKNKGAKLDFKSLSIVKYSLEILRNRTEKITFPLWLNADILKGPVGSSRIPVDADKFLALCTEYFPQATLSVGWTTQYSEEDKPGAYTKEMVEEMVATLEKNNITQPITFPIRAAFVGESLENLEWLLDSIPDSTITIWSSENDKIEVLDLITLRDNVGEDAVYVDLPEDQMKEFEEAKNGGEGNGAVGFQLLPSNTSVWVTTGVAIATALAALYLYD from the exons TAGTCATCAGCATGGCAACTGTTGGTGTCAAAGCAGTTGATGTAATTGACTTTTTCCCGGATGTTGGTGATGACCTGAGTAAAATTACTTGGGGTCATGCCATCAACGACAAAGACTTGTTGCAAAGTAGCATTGATA ATGCAACTATAATGATGCTAGAAGCAGATGTGTCCCCAAGACGTTTGATAGGCCAGTCTCCAGATGACCCTCACAttcccatcatggcccacccacCTTACGAGACCTCAAACCTGTCCTTGGAAATGTGGATTGATGAAGTGATTAAGGCTAATGAG AATGGAAAGAACAAAGGAGCCAAGCTTGATTTCAAGAGTTTGAGCATCGTCAAGTATAGCTTAGAAATATTGAGAAATAGAACAGAAAAG ATTACATTCCCATTGTGGCTGAATGCTGATATCTTGAAAGGTCCTGTAGGAAGCAGCCGTATTCCTGTTGATGCTGACAAATTTCTAGCTCTTTGTACAGAGTACTTTCCACAG GCCACATTATCGGTGGGATGGACGACTCAGTACTCAGAGGAAGATAAACCTGGTGCATACACAAAGGAGATGGTCGAAGAGATGGTAGCCACACTGGAGAAAAACAACATAACTCAGCCAATCACATTTCCTATACGCGCTGCTTTTGTAGGAGAGTCGCTAGAGAACCTAGAGTGGCTCCTTGATTCC ATTCCAGACAGTACCATTACTATATGGAGCTCAGAAAATGACAAAATTGAAGTTCTTGATCTCATAACCCTGCGTGATAATGTAGGCGAAGATGCTGTTTATGTTGACCTGCCAGAAGACCAAATGAAGGAATTTGAAGAAGCAAAGAATGGTGGAGAAGGCAATGGAGCTGTTGGATTTCAGCTTCTTCCAAGTAATACATCTGTGTGGGTAACAACAGGGGTTGCCATTGCAACAGCATTAGCTGCTTTGTATTTGTAtgactaa
- the LOC113829061 gene encoding protein FAM151B isoform X5 — protein MVNPYVFICLVISMATVGVKAVDVIDFFPDVGDDLSKITWGHAINDKDLLQSSIDNATIMMLEADVSPRRLIGQSPDDPHIPIMAHPPYETSNLSLEMWIDEVIKANENGKNKGAKLDFKSLSIVKYSLEILRNRTEKITFPLWLNADILKGPVGSSRIPVDADKFLALCTEYFPQATLSVGWTTQYSEEDKPGAYTKEMVEEMVATLEKNNITQPITFPIRAAFVGESLENLEWLLDSIPDSTITIWSSENDKIEVLDLITLRDNVGEDAVYVDLPEDQMKEFEEAKNGGEGNGAVGFQLLPSNTSVWVTTGVAIATALAALYLYD, from the exons TAGTCATCAGCATGGCAACTGTTGGTGTCAAAGCAGTTGATGTAATTGACTTTTTCCCGGATGTTGGTGATGACCTGAGTAAAATTACTTGGGGTCATGCCATCAACGACAAAGACTTGTTGCAAAGTAGCATTGATA ATGCAACTATAATGATGCTAGAAGCAGATGTGTCCCCAAGACGTTTGATAGGCCAGTCTCCAGATGACCCTCACAttcccatcatggcccacccacCTTACGAGACCTCAAACCTGTCCTTGGAAATGTGGATTGATGAAGTGATTAAGGCTAATGAG AATGGAAAGAACAAAGGAGCCAAGCTTGATTTCAAGAGTTTGAGCATCGTCAAGTATAGCTTAGAAATATTGAGAAATAGAACAGAAAAG ATTACATTCCCATTGTGGCTGAATGCTGATATCTTGAAAGGTCCTGTAGGAAGCAGCCGTATTCCTGTTGATGCTGACAAATTTCTAGCTCTTTGTACAGAGTACTTTCCACAG GCCACATTATCGGTGGGATGGACGACTCAGTACTCAGAGGAAGATAAACCTGGTGCATACACAAAGGAGATGGTCGAAGAGATGGTAGCCACACTGGAGAAAAACAACATAACTCAGCCAATCACATTTCCTATACGCGCTGCTTTTGTAGGAGAGTCGCTAGAGAACCTAGAGTGGCTCCTTGATTCC ATTCCAGACAGTACCATTACTATATGGAGCTCAGAAAATGACAAAATTGAAGTTCTTGATCTCATAACCCTGCGTGATAATGTAGGCGAAGATGCTGTTTATGTTGACCTGCCAGAAGACCAAATGAAGGAATTTGAAGAAGCAAAGAATGGTGGAGAAGGCAATGGAGCTGTTGGATTTCAGCTTCTTCCAAGTAATACATCTGTGTGGGTAACAACAGGGGTTGCCATTGCAACAGCATTAGCTGCTTTGTATTTGTAtgactaa
- the LOC113829061 gene encoding protein FAM151B isoform X4, protein MATVGVKAVDVIDFFPDVGDDLSKITWGHAINDKDLLQSSIDNATIMMLEADVSPRRLIGQSPDDPHIPIMAHPPYETSNLSLEMWIDEVIKANENGKNKGAKLDFKSLSIVKYSLEILRNRTEKITFPLWLNADILKGPVGSSRIPVDADKFLALCTEYFPQATLSVGWTTQYSEEDKPGAYTKEMVEEMVATLEKNNITQPITFPIRAAFVGESLENLEWLLDSIPDSTITIWSSENDKIEVLDLITLRDNVGEDAVYVDLPEDQMKEFEEAKNGGEGNGAVGFQLLPSNTSVWVTTGVAIATALAALYLYD, encoded by the exons ATGGCAACTGTTGGTGTCAAAGCAGTTGATGTAATTGACTTTTTCCCGGATGTTGGTGATGACCTGAGTAAAATTACTTGGGGTCATGCCATCAACGACAAAGACTTGTTGCAAAGTAGCATTGATA ATGCAACTATAATGATGCTAGAAGCAGATGTGTCCCCAAGACGTTTGATAGGCCAGTCTCCAGATGACCCTCACAttcccatcatggcccacccacCTTACGAGACCTCAAACCTGTCCTTGGAAATGTGGATTGATGAAGTGATTAAGGCTAATGAG AATGGAAAGAACAAAGGAGCCAAGCTTGATTTCAAGAGTTTGAGCATCGTCAAGTATAGCTTAGAAATATTGAGAAATAGAACAGAAAAG ATTACATTCCCATTGTGGCTGAATGCTGATATCTTGAAAGGTCCTGTAGGAAGCAGCCGTATTCCTGTTGATGCTGACAAATTTCTAGCTCTTTGTACAGAGTACTTTCCACAG GCCACATTATCGGTGGGATGGACGACTCAGTACTCAGAGGAAGATAAACCTGGTGCATACACAAAGGAGATGGTCGAAGAGATGGTAGCCACACTGGAGAAAAACAACATAACTCAGCCAATCACATTTCCTATACGCGCTGCTTTTGTAGGAGAGTCGCTAGAGAACCTAGAGTGGCTCCTTGATTCC ATTCCAGACAGTACCATTACTATATGGAGCTCAGAAAATGACAAAATTGAAGTTCTTGATCTCATAACCCTGCGTGATAATGTAGGCGAAGATGCTGTTTATGTTGACCTGCCAGAAGACCAAATGAAGGAATTTGAAGAAGCAAAGAATGGTGGAGAAGGCAATGGAGCTGTTGGATTTCAGCTTCTTCCAAGTAATACATCTGTGTGGGTAACAACAGGGGTTGCCATTGCAACAGCATTAGCTGCTTTGTATTTGTAtgactaa